In the genome of Microplitis demolitor isolate Queensland-Clemson2020A chromosome 5, iyMicDemo2.1a, whole genome shotgun sequence, the window taacaaaatattaatgcgTACTGTTCCTTGACAGATTACCAATTGAAATTCCTGGGtgacgagagagagagagtgcaGACCAGCGGAGAGAAACTTAGAGGAGGCGACGAGACCACTTGATACCTTCTCATCGTGACTGTTGGAGTTTCCTCgaggtaaaaattataattaattaaggcctctaacttaaataattgagggccgaattaattataattaatttacttaatatctttctGCTGGTTTCGCGATATTAGATTGATATTTCAAGGCCCGTCGGCTAGTGTAATCACGCGTCTCGGAGTCCCGAAATTTACGTAAAATCTTTGCCGTGTACTCGTCGTTCTGTTGtaactcgaaatttatttcattcgaggcctctcggctggaataaaataaatttttccgtataaattattcaataaataaattcaataattttaataaaagtattcaggcctgtcggccgctctagacaaaAGTTTTCCCGCGTTGTAAAATCGTAAATTAAGGCCTTGCGACGTCAATTGACCGGCCGAATGTTCGAGtcaattttaaagtaattctagtcgtaaaattagtcataaaataattataaaataatgttaaaataattctaattaaaattataaaatcaaaaataagacgctagaaaaattacgataaaattgtgTCGAGTAAAACTTAAGAATGGATTATTTTCTCAGTAAATTAAGTTgagtaagaataattatcagaaaatttcgagtaaattaaatatatagatattggAAGCAAATGTTAAGGGAAATTtgtcagtgaaaattaattaattaataattaaattaaaaccaaaattaattaattaataaatataattgaatgaaataagacagtgaaaattaataaatgaattaaatgaatcagtgaGAATTAAGTAGTTGTGAAATGTTTatactggaaattttattagtgcaattttatataaaatatcaagtttaataattgagtaaaagaaagtgaTGTCATTGAGtacgaattaaataaaataaaagtagagtTCAAAGTCGagtcagtaatttttagtaaagaaaactgtgtctgtgatttaggtccggtggacatgttaagttattttaattaattatacatccaggggatgattttttaaattaatattaaggtttaccttccaggggacgaggtatAAATTaagtgggtgtgtgggtgtggaaaaccgtccaggggacgagagaaatttagtttgtcataagttacggtccaggggacgagaaaatattagtttgccataagaaattagtttgtcataagtaaccgtccaggggacgaagaatttagtttgccataagtaaccgtctaggggacgaggaaattagtttgccataagaaattagtttgtcataagaaattagtttgtcataagaaattagtttgtcataagaatcctagtttgtcataagtaaaattagtttgccataagaaataaatattgtcacagggtaagaaaataaagcaaggtgcttaaattaaataaaatttgaagtaacattatttcagcctactctacgattcctcttctcactcacaaaatattacaaacgaccctgagtaataaattaatttaatttaataaaaataaaatcatacaacatccggttctggaaggccgagtccatcttccagtggcgccctaatattcgactataatactaggtgcgaccagacttggcaagattagtctctctgtcataatATTTTGCAACCAGAAACAGAAAAAATCAGGAAAGCGAGTCCTCAATCTTATCGTTTTCTCGAGTAATGAgctatatgaaaaaataaaaaatgtagcAGAAAGCTTAAGTGATCATGAGTTTCTTGTAAAGCTGAAGAATCAACCGGTTGCTTATCATAAACCCTGCTATGCTTCTTTGTTAACGAAAGAAAAACGAAGTTATGATCATCCTTCAGATTCCAGTTGGCATACTCATCGAAACCTGCATAAACAAGCTTTTGAATGGATTGccgattttatttcaaatgaaataattaaaaataatcgagtaATGTACTTCTCTCAATTATTTGTAAGATACCAAGCTCTATtattagaatttgaaaaagatATAATCGATTCTTTTGATTTTCAGGATTACCGATCTGAAatgctggaaaaaaaaattttttaaaaatttggtgaTGCTTTAATAATTGAAGCATCGAACGGTCCtcgttatcaaaaaataatatataaagcaGACATGAACATTTCAGTTATGGCTAATAATACAACATTTCtggagaaaaaaaacgaagaaaaatttgatgatgtTGCTTTTCACTTAAGAAACTGtataaaacaaattgattCGAAGACGTTGCCTAAACGCTTCACAGCAGAAGACGTCATTCGCGGAGAATGTGAAATCCCACCAttgttatttgattttatgtgTAATCTTATTAAAGGTCCTCAGTTTTTCGATAAAAACTCAACCCAGGCTACAACACAAGTTATATCAATTTGCAGTGATATAATTTACGCTGTCACTAAGGGCGCATGTAAAccagcaaaaaatttaacacttggtttagcaataaaatcaataacaaaTTCGCGTCAAGttattacgatgttaaataaatatggtCATACtatctcttataattttgcaGAAGAACTTGAAACTGAAATGACATATACTTCGGTTCAAGACAACAAAGTTCTACCACCCGGACTCAGCACAACAAATAACTGTAGCACTCATGTAGCTTTCGACAATCTTGATCGTTTTGTCGATACGAATTCCGGAAAAGATACCATGCATGATACAGTTGGAATAGTTTACCAATGCGACACTCAAAACGAAGATTCTGAGCTTGAACCGATGAGAGCTTCAACACCTGTGCTTCATGACAATGAAGAAGATCACGAGCCTTCACGAAAAAGAAGACGTTTCGTTGGAATCTCACGAGATATTCGAGCTTCATACTTCAAATCGACAGTTAGTATGAATATACTTGAAGTGGATTCAATCACTAGCACAATCGAACTTTGCAAAGGCGCAACAGAGATAGCAAAAAGCAAAGATATTTTATGGGTTATTTCGTTACTTGGTCAAGATTCAATTCCCTTGTGGTTAGGTTATAACTGTAAAATATCAACCGATCTCAGTGAAGTTCAGAAAATAGAATATCTCTCACCTATTAACTCTTCTCCTACCTCGTATGCTGTAGTGAATGAAACACTGATCATGGCCAATGAAATTGCAGAACAATGTCACCAAAATCAGATTATTGTAACATATGATTTAGCTATAGCTAAAATGGCAATGCAAATTCAAGAGAAAGAACAtccaaaatttgataatatttttatcaatttggGTGCGTTTCACATGCAGATGGCATTTTTCAAAGCTATTGGGAAATTCATAGATTCCTGTGGATTGGTTGAAATTCTAACTCAAGCTGAAGTATAAGCTACTGGTTCGACTAACAGCTTTTTGGATAGTAAGCATTTTAACCGGTGCAAGCGTTTACATCCGCTAACTGCTGCTGCTTTACAAACATCACATTTTCAACAATATTCATTAACAACTAACGTATATTTGGAATTGTTAGACAATTTATTACAGACGGTAAGAGAAACCGCTTCGTTTAATACAACAGCATCTAACGTTCATGATGCTATTGAATTACCACAGGCTTTAGACAAAATTGTTAATGGGTATAAAGAGTTCTGTAGACAAACTTTGGCTGGCGAAAAAGGGAAAACTGCTCAGTACTATTATCTATACtgcaaaatatattaatttatttcttcgtTTTTCAAGAAGTATACGCACATGTAATATTGAATTGTACATTGACTCGATTTATAACATTTGTGATTTATTCTTTGGACTTAACCAACCAAACTATGCCAGATGGGGTCTTTTATATGTAAGCAATTTAATCAGACTGTATACGAGAAATTCGCCTTTGGTTACAGAATTTCGACGAGGTGCATTCGGAGTCCGGCGTACTAAAGCGAATTTCTCGAGATCACCCGTTGATTTAACTCTGGAACAAACAATCAGCTCTGATGCTAGTGATGAATTAACAAACAATCTTGCAGTGGAAGCAATATCAGCTTGACAGCGATGGGCTCTTAATCACAGCATGAGAACAAAAATTCTAACAAgtctaaaagaaaatattggcATGTCAAAAACTGACGATACATCATATTGCTTACAGAAAAACAGAATAATCAAAGATCAAAAAAGTCTCCACAGTATAATTGAggcaataaataatacaatgaATCCATTCGatgataatattgataaaaatgttttattcaatatttcaaCAGGCAGAGCCGCATCAGAAAATGTTaccaattttctacaaaatattaaagaagaaggtcataaacaaaaactcaattttatttccgaATGCTGCTCAGTTCCTGGAAGATTTGAAAAACCCATATctcgtaataaaatttttaattttgcatcAGAGTGTATCACAAAAACTGTAAAGAACAAAGATAAAAGTAAGAAAGTGTTATTGAAGATGGAACGAGATATTCTTGGACGATCATTAGCAGTcagtataacaaaaaaaattaatatagaaTTCTGCTTAACTTTTCCGCTCGCACCGATGCCACCTGCTCTTTTCTCGTATGATGGTGGAATGTTAAAAACCGATAAGTCGACATTAGCGAAAACATTGAAATCGAACGTCGAAGTTTCAGAGCCGACACAGATTGATGTGGAAATAATCGatggtttttattatttttatttaattggagCCTCAATACCacaaacttttgaaaaaattgctgAATCGATACTCATAAAAATTGGTTCGACGACAGCCGCACAGGTGCATTTAGTTTTCGATCGTTATATGTCGCCATCAATAAAAGAAACAGAACGCCAAAATTGTCAAGAAATTGACGTTCCATTTAATATTTCTGGACCCCAACAAAACAGGCCGCCAGATTTTTTACGtagcttaaaaaattaccgattTAAAGAGGCTTTGGTTCAGTTTTTATCTGTCTATTgggaaaatgataatttagtaacaattattaaagacaaaaaaatttttctaactgTTCAGAATCGTTGTAACTCCTATGAAGCGCACCAAAATCGAATGAAAAAAACTGAAGAAATTGAATATATGTGTGATCATGAAGAGGCGGATACCAGGATAATTTTTCATGCGTCCAAAGTAACGCCGGGAtcaaagattttaattaaatcttccGATACCGACGTAATGATTATTTTGCTTGGAAACATAGATAAATTGGAACAATCAGAAGCTTGGATAGCAagtttaacaaataaaaaaaaaattcaaaagaccTCGATTGCATTAATTGCACGGAATTGGCCAAAAAATTAGGAACCACGCTATGCCGAAACCTACCAGCTTTACATGCGTATACTGGTTGTGATTATACAGCGGCTTTTGAACAGAAAGGCAAAGTTCGGCCATTTAAACTGTTCTccaaaaatgaatcataccaAAACATATTTGCGTCATTATTAGATGAAACagatattttcataaatgaaAGAATGAAGGCCGTTCAGGAGTTTACCGCTCTTATGTATGgcataaaaaattgcactagTGTGAATAACGCCCGGTATTGCATTTTCATGGAAAATTATTCCGCGAAAGAGGATAATGTtcactttttgaaaaaagttaaaagttatGACTCCAACAATTTGCCATCATGCTGGTCTTccttaacacaaaaaattttacgcaCGATTTATGTCAATTCTATGTGGCTTCATGCGACTGATCGAGATTGCTCGAAATTGCGCCCTGAAAATTGTTGGCTGTTAGaggatgataattttaaaccaATTGGATTTGTTGGGGACCAAACACCCTTAAAAATTGATGACATTGTACAAATCATGGATAATGGACATGAAGAAGAATTATTAGAATCTGATGAACATTATTTAACTTCCGATGATTCCGAttatgaagaataaaaattataatgaatttgtcaatttcatttttctatgtattttatatgctttgtaataaacattttaaatagtataaatgtactaaattttctttttctctattgatgaatttttcttatttattataataaaatattatgagtAACACTTATTCTTTTCCGCTTTAcggcatttatttaattttcaacaatgAATAAACGAGCAACTACCAGCAACTACGTGACTGCTCAAATATCGGTACGAAATTTATgaagtacacagaaaaaaaaagattccttgccggaaaattaaaatattaatttaaataaagaaaataaatacgaccgtcttttttttcccgcgtaattttaatgtaattcgaatgaaataaataaatcgctTTATCTCCATATTTGTCGATAAAAAAGACTTTAAACTATGAAAAGacacaaattcaagtcaagatCTTTTTAacgatagaaaatttaataacattaactaattttagcaTGTAAATATGGCGGGACCAACATCTTCcttattcttttaataatatagattattctttataatatattttaaataatgaatataaatttttttataattttaaaattttataatttagctgcaaaatgaaaaaaaaatttagttgaatttatttttttttattattaatatatttaataatttatttttcattattttacagCCGTAagtatttctaatataattaaattaaagttaaaataaattagagtttaaaattactgtcgactatgataaataaatgctgTCTCTGTCACTCACATGTACATGAGCATGCGCACTCGGACACATTCAACGGTCAGGTAGCGTGCAGCTGCTATGTTGTGTCTTGTTCTATTACACGGACCTCGGCCGCTCTACTTTCTCTCTCACACCTATCAAATTgctccaatttttaaattttatagcctgacaaaaatatttcatcaacGATTTTTTGCAGACAAGCCTATACGAttagttttgtaattaaaatatcttacttaTGATACCAATTTCGATTGGTTATCAGAACACTAAAGTTTCCTATATTGACTTACCTGTTTACATCTGCTTGGCAGGTAGCCATGaacagaaataaatagacaagcCTACAAAGGCATATTCTGTGtattaaaaactatcagttgaaatgaaattcattcgGTTATCAAATGTGTGaaggtgatgaaaaaaaattgactaaaattaatttaattaaaaatagccatGAACACTTTTTGATAGCCAAGCCATCATAGgcatttttgttaataaattatatttgataaaaaatatgtctcatCTGGTTATCAGATGGGTGAAGGTCGACTCCCACGGTCTCCTCTACTATAGGAGAAGTTTGCGAAGTCGGACATAACATCCCTCCCTAAGCTCAGAAATGAATCTATTTCTTGGAGCTTGTATCTGTTCGGCTGATGTTGAACTCTGCCTTCGCTTTTGTCTTGAATAGTTCGTATAATTTAGCTCCATCTTTGGCCAATTGGTCGGCTTGCTCGTTACCATAGATTCCTTCGTGACCTGAAACGTGGTAGATCTTGATGTCTCGGGCCTCCATTTGAGTTTTGATATATTCAAGCTCTTCTTTATACGAAACTGGCTTTCCTGTGGAGGTAATCCAATCGCGTTCCTTCCAATTTTCATACCAGGGATTAAGGCCGTTGCATAAGTATTCCGAATCCgtgaaaaaatctttttttgttaaatcaaattttcttagaatttTCAAAGCCTGCAGAATAGCCTCCAACTCTGTCCCGTTGTTGGTTTTTCGGTTGGAACACGGATGAGACAAATTCTGAGGGTGATTTGGTCTCAAATAAATACCTAATCCTGTTGCTGATTCTGTGGATCCGTTACGAAAACACGATCCATCCGTGAAGATGGTGATCCGACCCTCAGCATTTCTTTCGAAGAGGTGATTTAGCGGGTGGAGGATCAATTGCCAATATTGTAAATACTTATGAGattcttttataaatgaaatttgtttaaaaactgGATATGgatcagagataatttgttCGCGACAATCCGCCCAGGAGTTGTATATTCCAGGCTTATGCCCACTTAAGACCAGATAGAATGGCATTTTGCTGAGAGTGAGGGGAAATGAAGTGTCCAGTTAACGGATGAAAATAGATGAAATAAGTTGAAAGGAATTGACTCGGTTCCCCACGGAAGACCACAAAGCTTCTTTACAATAATCAATGATCAGGCAAGAGTCGTTTGAGTTATTGGTTGCAAGCTTATAATCCTAATCTATAACTAAATATCTTATCCTAACTCTAACATGTACAAAGATTACTGATTGTAAAGTATGGGCCTATCACTAGAAACCAAGGTTTTCCTGCTAATACCTTATTCGTTGGTTGGATTAAATACCTGATCCTTTTCAGGTTCCTAGGGTTTACAACCACTGTTCATAGTGATAGCTCCAATTCTGTAAttagacatatttataaaaatgacaaaatgattaatataattgCTCTAGTGGGAAAACATAATATACTGCTGATTCCTATAATTAGGTAGATTAATGTACTTATTCTAACAAAATACATGCCTATTcgttacatatattttttttgtttttatatagtcccttttttttctttaatcgaaaataaagACGATACTTTTTAAAGGAGACCTTTTCTtttgtggtttttttttttatacattcagtatgtatatattgttattcttttctttttttttctccaagaTCCTCTTTCCCCTTTTAACATGGAGAAATTGGAACCTCTCATCACCCTCCAAGGATAAAAGAGACCCAAACCTCTTCTAATTAGGGAAGGTATTAGTAAAGGAAGAAGGGGGTCCTGtttagttttcttttcttttcatatatatgtatatatatatatgtatatctatcaagaaaaatatttcttataacaattttttgtaaaactacTATCCTAACATTCCTTTAGGTTTCCTTAACGGAAAATGGAGATGATACTCCTTAAAGGCATtgtctcataaaatttttaataaggtAACTATCTTCTTATTATAATGTAGCAATATTTTCCTTATCTAGGGTAACCTAAGAATCCCTTTAAGTTTCCTTGTCGGAAAATGGAGCTGATACTCCCTAAAGGAATTGTAAACTATTACatctgaatttttaaatttgcttttctatactaaatattaattccTAGTTCTATTAACTATTCGACTATCTTCACCAGGATCCGATACGGCTTATTGCTTCTCTGGGTGTTGTCTTGAAGTCCCTCAAGGTTTCCTCTCGATGGTATCAGGACCGTAACTACTCGCAAATTGGCCTTATCCTCTTTCTTTAGCAGGTTTGACAGTGCTGGTGAgtgagttaaatattttattcgcCTCAGATCGATAGTCTCAATACTGTCATTGGCATCGAGGATCTCGTAGATGGTGTAATAGGAAAAATAGGCGCCTGCTGTTACCAATGTATTTATGTTGGTTCTGACCGTCCGATAAAAACTGCCCGGTCGTTTACGGGGATTGATAATGCTCAATGTTGAGAGGTTTACACCCTTGTGGTCTGGGATGGTGATTGGTACGAGTTTTGAAGCATAAATAGTCAGGTGCTCCAGATTGGTTGCCATCGATACTAGATTATTAACCAAATCGTTTCGGTTATTACCCAAGGATACCTCGAGGGTTTTTAACTCTTCGTTC includes:
- the LOC103578272 gene encoding ribonuclease H-like, coding for MPFYLVLSGHKPGIYNSWADCREQIISDPYPVFKQISFIKESHKYLQYWQLILHPLNHLFERNAEGRITIFTDGSCFRNGSTESATGLGIYLRPNHPQNLSHPCSNRKTNNGTELEAILQALKILRKFDLTKKDFFTDSEYLCNGLNPWYENWKERDWITSTGKPVSYKEELEYIKTQMEARDIKIYHVSGHEGIYGNEQADQLAKDGAKLYELFKTKAKAEFNISRTDTSSKK